A window of uncultured Fusobacterium sp. genomic DNA:
AAATATTTTAAAAGTTTTTCTCTATCTACAACTATAAATCTATTCCTTTTTACAATAATCAACTCTTTTTCAGAGAGAATTTTTAGTTGTCTAGATACGGTTTCCCTTTTAGAGCCTAACATATCAGCTAGATATGAGATAGAAAGGTTAAAATCAATCTCTATTCCTTCATCTGTTTCTTTTCCAAAGTCCCTAGATAGTTTCCAGAGTTTAGAGGCTATCTGCTTATCTAATCTTATAGAGTTAGAAGTATTTTTTAGTTGATGATACAATCTTCTTATTTTAAAAGCCATAGAATCTATGATATTTTTACAAAGTTGAAAATCACAACTCATAACTTCTAATAATTTAGTAGCAGGAATTTCTAAAATTTCACAATCACTCAGAAGTTCACAGTTTAACGAAGTCATATTTTTTTGTAGGATCACTTCATTTAAAATCTCCCCTTTACCATAGATAAATATAACTTTTTTATCCTGTGAGATGTTTAGCTTATAGAGAGAGGCTATACCAT
This region includes:
- a CDS encoding Crp/Fnr family transcriptional regulator produces the protein MDNFKNIKVFTNINNSSKKNILKYSQIRRCKKGEHLFLDRDKVDNIYFIIDGIASLYKLNISQDKKVIFIYGKGEILNEVILQKNMTSLNCELLSDCEILEIPATKLLEVMSCDFQLCKNIIDSMAFKIRRLYHQLKNTSNSIRLDKQIASKLWKLSRDFGKETDEGIEIDFNLSISYLADMLGSKRETVSRQLKILSEKELIIVKRNRFIVVDREKLLKYFRNS